In Rhizobium sp. N324, a single genomic region encodes these proteins:
- a CDS encoding HepT-like ribonuclease domain-containing protein — translation MKERRAIDYLNDMQKAASEALSFIGGMDEAAFVEDQLTFKAVAFCHFTIGAAASRLLVTHPEFATEHPGLPWTKICGTGNRILDDVFDLDPSDIWEATYRTLPELLREIDAVRNWHAQGE, via the coding sequence ATGAAGGAGAGGCGTGCCATCGACTATCTCAACGACATGCAAAAGGCGGCATCCGAAGCGCTGTCCTTCATCGGCGGAATGGATGAGGCAGCTTTCGTCGAGGACCAGCTCACTTTCAAGGCTGTCGCCTTCTGCCACTTCACCATCGGTGCCGCGGCATCCCGCCTGCTGGTGACGCATCCGGAATTTGCCACCGAGCATCCCGGCCTGCCGTGGACGAAGATCTGCGGCACGGGCAATCGCATCCTCGACGACGTCTTCGATCTCGATCCCTCGGATATCTGGGAGGCGACGTATCGGACGCTGCCGGAGCTTCTTCGCGAGATCGATGCCGTCCGTAACTGGCATGCCCAAGGTGAGTGA
- the uraD gene encoding 2-oxo-4-hydroxy-4-carboxy-5-ureidoimidazoline decarboxylase: MLSREDFVSRFGGVFEHSPFIAERAYDAGGLTEPLTASGVHAALAAVFRAASPQERLGVLRAHPDLAGRLAISGELTEDSRKEQSGAGLDRLSPAEHARFTELNSAYVEKYGFPFIIAVKGLGKEDIVEAFETRIGNGRDEEFSTATAQVEKIALLRLTSMLPEAE, encoded by the coding sequence ATGCTGTCGCGCGAGGATTTCGTTTCCCGCTTCGGCGGCGTCTTCGAACATTCGCCTTTCATCGCCGAGCGCGCCTATGACGCCGGCGGCCTGACCGAGCCGCTGACGGCATCAGGCGTGCATGCCGCGCTCGCGGCCGTCTTCCGCGCGGCAAGCCCGCAGGAACGTCTCGGCGTGCTTCGAGCCCACCCCGATCTTGCCGGGCGTCTTGCCATATCCGGCGAACTTACCGAGGACAGCCGCAAGGAGCAGTCCGGCGCCGGTCTCGACCGCCTGAGCCCTGCCGAACACGCCCGCTTCACCGAACTCAATTCGGCCTATGTCGAAAAATATGGCTTTCCCTTCATCATCGCCGTCAAAGGGCTCGGCAAGGAGGATATTGTGGAAGCTTTCGAAACACGGATCGGCAACGGCCGGGACGAGGAATTTTCGACCGCGACTGCGCAGGTCGAAAAGATCGCGCTGCTGCGTCTGACCTCGATGCTGCCGGAGGCGGAATGA
- a CDS encoding OB-fold-containig protein, translated as MALFFAPECAPFAIAAAVLAGLTAIEMLATVMGFSITELLGKPDFHGHDGIAGYLSWLNLGGVPLLILLMMTLGFFAISGFAIQAVANTFWAPLPSVIAAIPALLITVPMVRASSRTVARIVPHDETYAVDLDTFVGRTAEVSIGPLDQGLPGRVRVKDQHGNWHVLRARAAKDQQPLGIGTQVLLVDRNADVFIAIPALVDPTGSDNQSFREPS; from the coding sequence ATGGCACTTTTCTTCGCGCCCGAATGTGCTCCCTTTGCCATCGCCGCCGCCGTGCTTGCCGGCCTGACGGCGATCGAGATGCTGGCCACCGTCATGGGTTTTTCGATAACGGAGCTTCTCGGAAAACCGGATTTCCATGGCCATGACGGCATTGCCGGCTACCTCTCCTGGCTTAATCTCGGCGGCGTTCCCTTGCTCATTCTGCTGATGATGACGCTCGGCTTCTTCGCCATTTCAGGTTTTGCCATCCAGGCTGTCGCCAACACCTTCTGGGCGCCGCTGCCCTCCGTCATCGCCGCCATTCCGGCCCTGTTGATCACCGTCCCCATGGTCAGGGCATCGAGCAGGACCGTGGCGCGGATCGTGCCGCACGACGAGACCTATGCGGTCGATCTCGACACCTTCGTCGGCCGGACTGCGGAAGTGTCCATCGGCCCGCTCGATCAGGGACTGCCGGGACGCGTGCGCGTCAAGGACCAGCATGGAAACTGGCATGTGCTGAGAGCCCGGGCCGCCAAGGATCAGCAGCCTCTCGGCATCGGCACGCAGGTTCTCTTGGTCGATCGCAACGCAGATGTATTTATCGCCATTCCCGCCCTGGTGGACCCCACCGGATCGGACAATCAATCTTTCAGGGAGCCGTCATGA
- a CDS encoding type II toxin-antitoxin system ParD family antitoxin, which translates to MDMANNANSGPQLQNHMDERVKSERAKRLMTLDLAIGRGIADAEAGRLKPIGDVAARLTARYDDRS; encoded by the coding sequence ATGGATATGGCAAACAACGCGAACTCTGGCCCGCAACTCCAAAACCACATGGACGAACGTGTGAAATCGGAACGGGCAAAACGACTGATGACACTCGATCTGGCAATCGGCCGGGGGATCGCCGACGCGGAAGCGGGCCGCCTCAAGCCTATCGGCGATGTCGCAGCGCGCCTGACGGCCAGATACGACGACCGTTCGTGA
- the mnmD gene encoding tRNA (5-methylaminomethyl-2-thiouridine)(34)-methyltransferase MnmD → MTDVNPDQIGAGAPQPLEWRDGDMPYSTAFGDHFYCQTDGRLECGHVFLAGNGLPERWNGRQEFVIGELGFGTGLNFAETWRQWKQHRAAGQHLHFISFELHPMRVDEIGRALSHWPEIDAEREALTAAWPQTPANTVSLDLDDQTRLSVVCGAALDGVTAAKPGFDAWYLDGFAPSRNGNMWSEELMRRVHEKTTSGGTFATYAAAGFVRRNLIAAGFAVERRQGFAGKREMLCGIKAPGK, encoded by the coding sequence ATGACAGACGTGAACCCCGATCAGATTGGCGCGGGCGCGCCGCAGCCGCTCGAATGGCGCGACGGCGATATGCCTTATTCCACCGCCTTTGGCGATCATTTTTATTGCCAGACCGACGGCCGGCTGGAATGCGGCCATGTCTTCCTCGCCGGCAACGGCCTACCGGAGCGCTGGAACGGCCGGCAGGAATTCGTGATCGGCGAGCTCGGCTTCGGAACCGGCCTGAACTTCGCCGAGACCTGGCGGCAATGGAAGCAGCATCGCGCTGCCGGCCAGCATCTGCATTTCATCTCCTTCGAACTCCACCCGATGCGCGTCGACGAGATCGGCCGGGCGCTCTCGCACTGGCCGGAGATCGATGCCGAACGCGAGGCGCTGACGGCGGCCTGGCCGCAAACGCCTGCCAATACCGTCTCCCTCGACCTCGACGATCAGACGAGGCTCAGCGTCGTCTGCGGCGCAGCGCTCGACGGCGTAACAGCGGCAAAGCCCGGCTTCGACGCCTGGTATCTCGATGGCTTCGCTCCGTCGCGCAATGGCAACATGTGGTCTGAAGAACTGATGCGGCGCGTCCACGAAAAAACCACGAGCGGCGGCACCTTCGCCACCTATGCCGCGGCCGGCTTCGTGCGCCGCAACCTCATCGCGGCAGGTTTCGCCGTCGAACGCCGCCAGGGCTTCGCCGGCAAACGCGAAATGCTCTGCGGCATCAAGGCGCCCGGCAAATAA
- a CDS encoding ureidoglycolate lyase codes for MPEFLDIRPLTSAAFAPFGEVIEADPASMRLINGGTTERFHALAAAEAAGEGARVIINLFRGQPRSFPYDIDMMERHPFGSQSFSPVSGRPFLVVVAEDESGRPGRPQVFLARGDQGVNYRRNVWHHPLMALGQVSDFLVVDRDGPGNNLEEFFFETPFVIREPAP; via the coding sequence ATGCCCGAATTTCTCGACATTCGCCCGCTCACCAGCGCCGCCTTCGCTCCCTTCGGTGAGGTCATCGAAGCCGATCCGGCCTCGATGCGGCTGATCAATGGCGGCACGACGGAACGTTTTCATGCGCTGGCCGCGGCGGAGGCGGCGGGCGAGGGCGCGCGCGTCATCATCAATCTGTTTCGCGGCCAGCCGCGCAGTTTCCCCTATGATATCGACATGATGGAGCGCCATCCTTTCGGCAGCCAGAGCTTCTCACCGGTTTCCGGCCGTCCTTTTCTGGTCGTCGTCGCCGAGGACGAGAGCGGACGCCCGGGCCGGCCGCAGGTGTTTCTGGCGCGCGGGGACCAAGGCGTGAACTACCGCCGCAATGTCTGGCATCATCCGCTGATGGCGCTTGGCCAAGTCTCCGATTTCCTGGTCGTCGATCGCGACGGGCCAGGCAACAATCTGGAGGAATTCTTCTTCGAAACCCCCTTCGTCATCAGAGAGCCAGCCCCATGA
- the puuE gene encoding allantoinase PuuE produces MVSETYPRNLVGYGRQTPDPKWPEEAHVAVQFVINYEEGGESSILDGDAASENLLSEIVGAAAWPGQRNLNMESIYEYGSRAGFWRLWRMFTDLKVQATVYGVTLAMARNPEAVAAMKEAGWEIASHGYRWLEYKDFPEDLERKHILEAVRLHTELTGERPYGMYQGKPSDNTLRLVQEEGGFLYSSDSYADDLPFWVKGVDGKPFLIIPYTLETNDMRFATPQGFNTGDQFFTYLKDAFDTLYEEGKAGSPKMMSVGLHCRLVGRPGRAAALKRFIEYVLKHDKVWIPRRIEIAEHWHKHHQPDAI; encoded by the coding sequence ATGGTATCCGAGACTTATCCGCGCAATCTGGTCGGCTACGGGCGTCAGACGCCCGATCCGAAATGGCCTGAAGAGGCACATGTCGCCGTGCAGTTCGTCATCAATTATGAGGAGGGCGGCGAAAGCTCGATCCTCGACGGCGATGCGGCGTCGGAAAATCTGCTGTCCGAGATCGTCGGCGCGGCCGCCTGGCCGGGGCAGCGCAATCTCAACATGGAATCGATCTATGAATACGGGTCGCGCGCCGGTTTCTGGCGGCTCTGGCGGATGTTCACCGATCTCAAGGTGCAGGCGACCGTCTACGGCGTGACGCTGGCCATGGCGCGCAACCCGGAAGCGGTCGCGGCGATGAAGGAGGCCGGCTGGGAAATCGCCAGCCACGGTTACCGCTGGCTGGAATATAAGGATTTTCCGGAAGATTTGGAGCGCAAGCACATCCTCGAAGCCGTGCGCCTGCACACCGAACTGACCGGCGAGCGGCCTTACGGCATGTACCAGGGCAAGCCCTCCGACAATACGCTGCGGCTGGTGCAGGAGGAGGGCGGCTTCCTCTATTCCTCCGATTCCTATGCCGACGACCTGCCTTTCTGGGTGAAGGGCGTCGACGGGAAACCTTTCCTGATCATTCCCTACACGCTCGAAACCAACGACATGCGTTTTGCCACGCCGCAGGGCTTCAACACCGGCGATCAGTTCTTCACCTATCTCAAGGATGCCTTCGATACGCTCTATGAGGAAGGCAAGGCGGGCAGCCCCAAGATGATGTCGGTCGGCCTGCATTGCCGTCTCGTCGGGCGCCCCGGCCGGGCGGCGGCGCTGAAGCGCTTCATCGAATATGTGCTGAAGCATGACAAGGTCTGGATTCCGCGCCGCATCGAGATTGCCGAGCATTGGCACAAGCACCATCAGCCGGACGCGATCTGA
- the uraH gene encoding hydroxyisourate hydrolase: MTGLTTHVLDTALGKPAERLRIDLFQLDGEIRRHVKTVETNADGRVDGGPILSGENFRAGTYELVFHAGDYLRACGTPLPHPAFLDLVPIRFGIADVTAHYHVPLLISPYGYSTYRGS; encoded by the coding sequence ATGACCGGACTGACCACACATGTTCTCGATACCGCCTTGGGCAAACCGGCCGAGCGGCTCAGGATCGATCTTTTCCAGCTCGATGGCGAGATCCGCAGGCATGTGAAGACGGTCGAGACCAATGCCGACGGCCGGGTCGACGGCGGCCCGATTCTATCCGGCGAAAATTTCCGGGCCGGCACCTATGAATTGGTCTTCCACGCCGGCGATTATCTGAGGGCCTGCGGCACGCCGTTGCCGCACCCGGCCTTCCTCGATCTCGTGCCGATCCGCTTCGGCATTGCCGATGTCACGGCGCACTACCATGTGCCGCTGCTGATCTCGCCCTACGGTTATTCTACCTACAGGGGCAGCTAA
- a CDS encoding flotillin family protein, giving the protein MMYDIILPAAIAIVLIFGIGFVLASLYTRSSRDEAYVRTGLGGQKVVLDGGSVVLPIFHSIARVNLKTLRLEVRRGEGDALITKDRMRVDIGAEFYVRVKPDASSIALAAQTLGSRTNDAEALRILIEAKFVDGLRSVAATMNLDALQEQRMDFVKAVQEAVGADLQSNGLELESVSLTRLDQTDIKHFNANNFFDAQGLAALTRITEGRKKERNEIVRDTEVAIAQKDLEARQQSLTIERTKREAELSQERDIANKSAATRAETAQQEQAAKRAEEEARIASEQAVAEREAAAKQARESANIDSARAVQQRDTEAKRDLQIVAQESAIAVANKSREESEAKAAAEAARALAIAAEEKVGTAKAIEIAERERQIAVIDARKKAETEATAVTVGAEAEKQAASDQAEAIKTLATAEADAAIIKAKGILETGKAAAESEALLNDARNKLSAAIIEFEITRERIRIIPEALAEAVKPIEKISDIRIFDTGGMLGRGNGATGGNGIGLGEGLAGQLLSYQANKPILDRLMKEAGFDGDDAISSLLGNLNGATPAAAPAKPALPPTAPVRPATSAAPATPAAAPAKTIAPSPPKKD; this is encoded by the coding sequence ATGATGTATGACATTATTCTACCGGCCGCTATCGCGATCGTTCTGATCTTCGGCATCGGTTTTGTCCTCGCCTCTCTCTACACGCGCTCCAGCCGCGACGAGGCCTATGTCCGCACCGGTCTTGGCGGCCAGAAGGTCGTGCTCGACGGCGGCTCCGTGGTTCTGCCGATCTTTCACTCGATCGCCCGGGTCAACCTAAAGACGCTGCGCCTCGAAGTCCGCCGCGGCGAAGGCGATGCGCTGATCACCAAGGACCGCATGCGCGTCGATATCGGCGCCGAGTTCTATGTGCGCGTCAAACCCGACGCCTCCTCGATCGCGCTGGCCGCCCAGACGCTCGGCAGCCGCACCAACGATGCCGAGGCGCTTCGTATCCTGATCGAAGCAAAATTCGTCGACGGCCTTCGCTCGGTGGCCGCGACTATGAATCTCGACGCGCTGCAGGAACAGCGCATGGACTTCGTCAAGGCCGTGCAGGAAGCCGTCGGCGCCGATCTTCAGTCGAACGGCCTCGAGCTCGAATCCGTGTCGCTGACGCGCCTCGACCAGACCGATATCAAACACTTCAACGCCAACAACTTCTTCGATGCGCAAGGTCTTGCGGCATTGACCCGCATCACCGAGGGCCGCAAGAAGGAGCGAAACGAGATCGTTCGCGACACCGAAGTCGCTATCGCCCAGAAGGATCTCGAGGCCCGCCAGCAATCGCTGACCATCGAGCGGACCAAGCGGGAGGCCGAACTCAGCCAGGAACGCGACATCGCCAACAAATCCGCGGCGACGCGCGCTGAAACTGCCCAACAGGAGCAGGCGGCAAAACGCGCCGAGGAAGAAGCCCGCATCGCCTCCGAACAGGCGGTCGCCGAACGCGAGGCAGCCGCCAAGCAGGCCCGCGAAAGCGCCAACATCGATTCCGCCCGCGCCGTGCAGCAGCGCGACACCGAAGCCAAGCGCGACCTGCAGATCGTCGCGCAGGAAAGCGCGATCGCCGTTGCCAACAAAAGCCGTGAAGAATCCGAGGCGAAGGCGGCTGCGGAAGCGGCCCGGGCGCTGGCGATTGCGGCAGAGGAAAAAGTCGGCACCGCCAAGGCGATCGAGATTGCCGAACGCGAAAGGCAGATTGCCGTGATCGATGCGCGCAAGAAAGCCGAGACGGAAGCAACCGCCGTCACCGTCGGCGCCGAAGCCGAAAAACAGGCCGCAAGCGACCAGGCCGAAGCCATCAAGACGCTGGCGACCGCCGAAGCGGATGCGGCGATCATCAAGGCCAAGGGTATTCTCGAAACCGGCAAGGCCGCAGCCGAGAGTGAAGCCTTGCTCAACGACGCGCGTAACAAACTGAGCGCTGCCATCATCGAGTTCGAGATCACCCGCGAACGTATCCGCATCATTCCCGAGGCGCTCGCCGAGGCGGTCAAGCCGATCGAAAAGATCTCTGATATCAGGATTTTCGACACCGGCGGCATGCTTGGCCGCGGAAACGGCGCGACCGGCGGAAACGGCATCGGGCTTGGCGAAGGACTGGCCGGCCAGCTTCTGTCCTATCAGGCCAACAAACCGATCCTCGACAGGTTGATGAAGGAAGCCGGCTTCGACGGCGACGATGCTATCTCGTCGCTCCTTGGAAATCTCAATGGCGCAACACCAGCCGCAGCTCCGGCAAAGCCGGCACTACCGCCCACGGCGCCGGTAAGGCCGGCAACATCGGCTGCTCCGGCAACACCGGCCGCAGCCCCGGCAAAGACGATCGCCCCCTCGCCGCCAAAGAAGGACTGA
- a CDS encoding metallophosphoesterase family protein has protein sequence MRFAAIADIHGNHLALEAVLADIRAEGIEEIVNLGDFFSGPLEAGRTAELLMPLGLTSVCGNHDRYLIEQDPAAMHVSDASAYRQLTPAHLDWIRSLPFDTVYRGEAYLCHATPKNDNLYWLESVSPEGFVFLKPIEAIEALAEGIDLPLILCGHSHLPRAVRLSDGRLIVNPGSVGCPAYDDVLPYDHKVEAGHPLASYAILEKTAAGWIWQFRTVAYDHMAMSALAAERGRADWASALAAGWVR, from the coding sequence ATGCGTTTTGCCGCGATCGCCGACATTCATGGCAACCATCTGGCGCTTGAGGCGGTGCTTGCGGATATTCGCGCTGAAGGTATCGAGGAAATCGTCAATCTCGGCGATTTCTTCAGTGGTCCGCTGGAGGCCGGCCGGACGGCGGAGCTGCTGATGCCGCTCGGCCTGACCTCGGTTTGCGGCAATCATGACCGCTACCTGATCGAGCAGGATCCGGCGGCGATGCATGTTTCGGATGCCTCGGCCTATCGGCAGCTGACGCCGGCCCATCTCGACTGGATCCGCAGCCTGCCGTTCGACACCGTCTATCGCGGCGAGGCTTATCTCTGCCATGCGACCCCAAAGAACGACAATCTCTATTGGCTGGAATCGGTTTCGCCCGAAGGATTCGTTTTCCTGAAGCCGATCGAAGCGATCGAGGCGCTGGCTGAGGGTATCGACCTGCCACTGATCCTCTGCGGCCACAGCCATCTTCCCCGCGCCGTCCGGCTCTCCGACGGCCGGCTGATCGTCAATCCCGGCAGCGTCGGCTGCCCCGCCTATGACGACGTGCTGCCTTATGACCATAAGGTCGAAGCCGGCCACCCGCTGGCGAGTTACGCTATTCTGGAAAAGACGGCGGCCGGATGGATATGGCAGTTCCGAACCGTCGCCTACGACCATATGGCGATGTCGGCACTGGCCGCCGAAAGGGGCCGTGCCGACTGGGCGAGTGCATTGGCGGCGGGTTGGGTGAGATAG
- a CDS encoding DUF1045 domain-containing protein: MRYAICFTPPASDPLSLMAAHWLGRNVFSGDMLEPPAVRGLGIHEIAFHTAVPRRYGFHGVLKAPFHLCPDLSESQLLRDLMRFSGTVLPFQIPRLEVARLGNFYSLLPSVPCEQIQYLASAIVQEFDRFRAPLSEADIERSDPDGLSAAQFSNLHRWGNPYVMEEFRFHMPVTGPVNALDMPRIEPALRTVFEAVLGEPVLVSNVALMFEEGTGGPFRVHSLHPMGKVSARKTA, encoded by the coding sequence GTGCGCTATGCCATTTGCTTCACGCCCCCGGCAAGCGACCCGCTATCGCTCATGGCCGCCCATTGGCTCGGCCGAAACGTGTTCTCCGGTGATATGCTGGAGCCTCCGGCCGTGCGCGGCCTCGGCATTCACGAGATCGCCTTCCATACGGCCGTGCCGCGGCGCTACGGTTTTCACGGCGTTTTGAAGGCGCCGTTCCATCTGTGTCCGGACCTGTCCGAATCGCAACTCCTGCGCGATCTCATGCGCTTTTCCGGCACTGTCCTTCCCTTCCAGATTCCGCGTCTCGAAGTCGCCCGGCTCGGCAATTTCTACAGCCTGCTGCCGAGCGTTCCCTGCGAGCAGATCCAGTACCTCGCTTCGGCGATCGTGCAGGAATTCGATCGTTTCCGCGCGCCGCTGAGCGAAGCCGACATCGAACGCAGCGATCCGGACGGACTGTCGGCGGCGCAGTTTTCCAATCTGCATCGCTGGGGCAATCCTTACGTGATGGAGGAGTTCCGCTTCCATATGCCGGTGACGGGCCCGGTCAACGCGCTCGACATGCCGCGCATCGAGCCGGCGCTGCGGACGGTTTTCGAGGCTGTGCTCGGCGAACCGGTCCTGGTTTCGAACGTGGCGCTGATGTTCGAGGAGGGCACCGGCGGTCCTTTTCGGGTTCATTCGCTGCATCCGATGGGCAAGGTCAGCGCCCGCAAGACCGCCTGA
- a CDS encoding NAD(P)/FAD-dependent oxidoreductase: protein MEKADNPRPVSGQSSCELLIVGGGIMGLWAAVHAERRGIDTIIADAGQLGGGASGGLLGALMPHMPDRWSEKKQFQFDALVSLEDEIDTLEAATGLSAGYRRSGRLIPLPKPHLEKIARRHCEDAERHWQAGARRFHWHVLDGPPVGGWIEASAGESGFVHDTLAARVAPRSLIAALVTLLRQAKHVRIREHAAVAGLDPDRGTAEIGGDSVAFDHCILAAGHQSFPLLQGLTPGLKQPLGQPVKGQAALLKADLDPALPTIFLDGLYVVAHEGGHAAIGSTSENRFDDPASTDGQLDALIAAARGIVPALRDAAVVERWAGLRPKAIDRDPMIGRHPDHPRLIALTGGFKVSFGLAHRLAEAAICIAGDTDCGFLLPESFTISSHIAAASR from the coding sequence ATGGAAAAAGCCGATAATCCTCGGCCGGTCTCAGGTCAATCATCCTGCGAATTGCTGATCGTCGGCGGCGGAATCATGGGTCTCTGGGCAGCTGTCCATGCCGAGCGCCGCGGCATCGATACGATCATTGCCGACGCCGGCCAATTGGGCGGAGGCGCAAGCGGCGGCCTGCTCGGCGCGCTGATGCCGCATATGCCGGATCGGTGGTCTGAGAAGAAGCAGTTCCAATTCGATGCGCTGGTCTCGCTCGAAGACGAGATCGACACGCTCGAAGCGGCAACCGGGCTTTCGGCCGGTTATCGTCGTTCGGGACGGTTGATTCCGTTGCCGAAGCCGCATCTCGAGAAAATCGCGCGCCGCCACTGCGAGGACGCCGAACGCCATTGGCAGGCCGGCGCGCGCCGGTTCCACTGGCATGTGCTCGACGGCCCGCCGGTCGGCGGCTGGATCGAGGCGTCGGCCGGCGAGAGCGGCTTCGTGCATGACACGCTCGCCGCCCGCGTCGCGCCCCGTTCGCTGATCGCGGCACTTGTCACCTTGCTGCGGCAGGCCAAACATGTACGCATTCGGGAGCATGCAGCGGTTGCCGGCCTTGATCCGGATCGCGGCACGGCCGAGATAGGCGGCGACAGCGTTGCTTTCGACCACTGCATCCTGGCCGCCGGCCATCAATCCTTTCCGTTGCTGCAGGGCCTGACGCCGGGGTTGAAACAGCCGCTCGGCCAGCCGGTCAAGGGGCAGGCGGCGCTGTTGAAAGCCGATCTCGACCCGGCGCTGCCGACGATCTTTCTCGACGGGCTCTATGTCGTGGCGCATGAGGGCGGCCATGCGGCGATCGGCAGTACCAGCGAGAACCGTTTCGACGATCCCGCTTCGACCGATGGCCAGCTCGACGCGCTGATCGCCGCGGCGCGGGGGATCGTGCCGGCGCTGCGCGACGCTGCCGTCGTCGAACGCTGGGCCGGGCTTCGCCCGAAGGCGATCGACCGCGATCCGATGATCGGCCGCCATCCCGATCACCCGCGCCTGATCGCTCTGACCGGGGGCTTCAAGGTCAGCTTCGGCCTGGCCCACCGGCTGGCGGAGGCGGCAATATGTATCGCAGGCGATACAGACTGCGGATTTTTGCTGCCGGAAAGCTTCACGATATCAAGCCATATCGCGGCGGCTTCACGTTAA
- a CDS encoding PspA/IM30 family protein: MLYVLSMANPGRTPHPSLLRYTLAPDANARQALDDTIAAYIRMIEILTDLVPDGAGANLVVLHDIAYETVREQTGLPARLVTLGLRDFAANRGATADPPHLPLDDKLFAIKGPSDLTIATVHGRVAVPFDVAGYSKGWESNFPAYLVAGADRYEIHIGVTPNSARMEENMTNEGILSRMGRLIAGIANAAIDKAEGVNKIAVIEQAIREIDAAADDARTDLGKARAEEFRIQSRRDEIVEDMNALDAKIRLAVSSGRDDLAKAGVARQIDLESQIAALDKALADAREQVDEGQKALQAVLATRREADARLADFKRSIAQHPEQAATGHGQPSPGAGAARAAAAVSRLTGVPSAEHANSSELDELDRLHRERAIEARLARFKTDNR, encoded by the coding sequence GTGCTTTATGTTTTATCCATGGCAAACCCAGGCAGAACACCGCATCCGTCCCTGCTGCGCTACACGCTGGCACCCGATGCCAATGCCCGGCAAGCGCTGGATGACACCATTGCCGCCTATATCAGGATGATCGAAATCCTGACCGACCTCGTCCCTGATGGAGCAGGCGCCAACCTCGTCGTACTGCATGACATTGCCTATGAAACCGTCCGCGAGCAGACGGGCTTGCCGGCAAGGCTGGTGACACTCGGCCTTCGCGATTTTGCCGCCAATCGCGGCGCCACTGCCGATCCGCCGCATCTGCCGCTCGACGACAAGCTCTTCGCCATAAAGGGCCCCTCGGACCTGACCATCGCCACGGTACACGGCCGCGTTGCCGTGCCCTTCGATGTCGCGGGTTATTCCAAGGGATGGGAGAGTAATTTTCCGGCCTATCTCGTTGCAGGCGCCGACCGCTACGAGATCCACATCGGCGTCACGCCGAATTCCGCTCGGATGGAGGAAAACATGACGAACGAAGGCATTCTCTCACGCATGGGCCGCCTGATCGCCGGCATCGCCAATGCGGCGATCGACAAGGCGGAAGGCGTCAACAAGATCGCCGTCATCGAACAGGCGATCCGCGAAATCGATGCGGCGGCGGATGATGCCCGCACCGATCTTGGCAAGGCGCGCGCGGAGGAGTTCCGCATCCAGAGCCGCAGGGACGAAATCGTCGAAGACATGAACGCGCTCGACGCAAAGATCCGCCTTGCCGTCTCCTCCGGGCGGGATGACCTGGCAAAGGCCGGCGTCGCCCGCCAGATCGACCTCGAATCCCAGATCGCGGCGCTCGACAAGGCGCTGGCCGATGCCAGGGAACAGGTGGATGAAGGCCAAAAAGCCCTGCAGGCCGTGCTCGCCACACGCCGCGAGGCGGATGCGCGTCTTGCCGATTTCAAGCGCAGCATCGCCCAGCATCCCGAACAGGCGGCAACCGGCCATGGCCAGCCCTCGCCCGGCGCAGGTGCGGCTCGCGCGGCCGCAGCGGTCTCGCGGCTGACCGGCGTTCCATCAGCCGAGCATGCCAATAGTTCCGAGTTGGACGAGCTCGACCGGTTGCACCGCGAACGGGCGATCGAGGCACGCCTTGCACGCTTCAAGACGGATAACCGGTAA